The proteins below are encoded in one region of Nitrospira sp.:
- a CDS encoding TolC family protein, producing the protein MVSDTGSADSTSNESIPSLSAPPIHSLQLTLNDALSAAVQNNPDVLLYKERILEAQGQVQTQLGAMLPNVSANVRQTRQTQFLGTIGLSPVRTDPFSIVDTRISATQNVFSLSLIQRWKASRESLHVTERESDVRALDTMASVGLVYMEGLRAMAMVAMHEANQQVMNELLGTVQQRQRGGVATRLDLARLEAQLAAERQQRVSARYALEHAKLRLINLLALPMDSSVTLIDEWQRDIPDVPTPGEAVESALSRRPEVQAQLIRVKASELTYSSITGERVPSLVAQGEYGLIGNRWNNSLDTYNLALTLQIPIFDGTQREGRIAQARSQLQQETLRMKSVLNQVQMEVHDALASLAAAKEQVGIAEAGLEMAMKELALARERYAVITSASHFELTNGLSAVARAREHLVNALFQLNAARIHLARSTGSLQTVH; encoded by the coding sequence TTGGTTTCCGATACTGGCTCGGCTGATTCCACGAGCAACGAGTCGATTCCTTCTCTATCGGCGCCTCCTATCCATTCTCTTCAGCTCACACTGAACGACGCGTTGTCTGCAGCAGTTCAGAACAACCCAGATGTCCTTCTCTATAAGGAACGGATTCTGGAAGCGCAGGGCCAGGTGCAGACGCAGTTGGGCGCGATGCTCCCGAATGTGTCCGCCAACGTTCGGCAGACCAGGCAAACGCAATTCCTCGGGACGATCGGGCTGTCACCGGTCCGGACCGACCCATTCAGTATTGTTGATACGCGGATCAGTGCCACGCAAAATGTGTTCAGCCTCAGCCTCATTCAACGCTGGAAAGCTTCCCGGGAATCATTGCACGTGACCGAACGGGAGTCGGACGTGCGCGCATTGGACACGATGGCCAGCGTGGGCCTGGTCTATATGGAAGGATTGCGAGCGATGGCGATGGTCGCGATGCATGAGGCCAATCAGCAGGTGATGAACGAGTTACTCGGCACCGTCCAGCAGCGACAACGTGGAGGGGTGGCCACGAGACTCGATCTTGCCAGACTCGAGGCGCAACTGGCTGCGGAGCGGCAACAGCGTGTATCGGCGCGCTACGCACTCGAGCATGCCAAGTTGAGGCTGATCAATCTGTTGGCACTCCCCATGGACAGCTCGGTCACGCTGATCGATGAGTGGCAGAGAGACATTCCGGATGTGCCGACGCCGGGGGAGGCGGTGGAGAGTGCTCTGAGCCGGAGACCGGAGGTTCAGGCCCAGCTCATTCGCGTGAAGGCATCGGAGTTGACCTACTCGTCCATCACTGGCGAGCGAGTCCCGTCGTTAGTCGCACAGGGAGAGTATGGCCTCATCGGGAATCGCTGGAACAACTCACTGGATACGTACAACCTGGCGTTGACTCTCCAGATTCCCATCTTCGATGGTACCCAGCGCGAAGGCCGCATCGCGCAAGCCCGCAGCCAGTTGCAGCAAGAGACACTCCGGATGAAATCGGTGCTCAATCAAGTTCAGATGGAGGTGCATGATGCACTAGCTTCTCTCGCCGCTGCCAAAGAACAGGTCGGCATCGCAGAGGCCGGTCTTGAGATGGCGATGAAGGAGCTTGCTCTTGCCCGTGAACGCTATGCCGTCATCACGTCCGCCAGTCACTTTGAATTGACCAACGGACTCTCGGCTGTGGCGCGTGCCCGGGAACACCTCGTGAATGCGCTCTTTCAACTCAACGCCGCCCGAATTCATCTCGCCCGTTCGACGGGAAGTCTACAGACTGTGCACTAA
- the malQ gene encoding 4-alpha-glucanotransferase — protein sequence MTSPSPSLTLPVMYDQSEPDLLRMLADRAGIVGEYYDIAGTCHVTTDDTRRAILTAMDLRVGTREELIEELTAWDNGPWVRGCEPVHVIRVGCKAGTWSFHLPCEDHDDAGLQVRWSLQLESETTLRDEIEGPGIHIEETRAIHGRRFVRVALRVPPDLPIGYHTVKAWAKAGAATVEATCRFIVAPERCYVPAELEQGARWWGLALQLYSLRSDRNWGVGDFGDLTTIVEWAGRQLGAAVIGLNPLHALKNTTPYHISPYSPSSRLFLNDLYIDVEQVAEYHTASEVKARLADPSFSARLEAAKRNPLVEYDAVGAIKREVLERCYGAFLEEHFEGDEPELQPKTERGWTFSRFAEREGESLTAYALFQALEESRQAEQGVSATWADWPEPYRIPTSEAVREFRRTHMPRVRFFQYLQWLAAEQLLTLARQAHEAGMSIGFYHDLALGSDRYGADGWRFQDVLAVNADCGAPPDAFAPEGQNWGFPPLDPLQLRASGYQYVIQLLRKNLRYGGAIRLDHVMALFRLFWIPRGLPASMGTYVHYRDEELLAILALESVRAKALVIGEDLGTVPDWVRERLDKTGVLSYRVLYFERTHSGAWKPPSHYPAQALAVVTTHDLATLSGYWEGVDIETRSALGLFPTEQARTAMLSGRQWEKAGILAALKSEGLLPPGVSDDPGHVPTMTTELMEAVHHYLARSPAWIVLANIEDIIGARAQANLPGTLDQHPNWCRKLDVSVERLIQDSRFTQVATRLHVARPSV from the coding sequence TTGACTTCACCTAGTCCTTCACTCACACTCCCCGTCATGTACGATCAATCTGAACCAGATCTCTTACGCATGTTGGCCGATCGGGCGGGGATTGTCGGCGAGTATTATGACATTGCCGGCACCTGCCATGTGACGACGGACGACACGCGCCGAGCGATTCTGACCGCCATGGATCTTCGAGTGGGGACCCGGGAGGAGCTGATCGAGGAACTGACGGCCTGGGACAACGGTCCCTGGGTACGAGGGTGTGAACCGGTCCATGTGATTCGGGTGGGATGTAAGGCTGGGACATGGTCATTTCATCTCCCATGCGAGGATCACGATGATGCGGGGCTGCAAGTGCGCTGGTCTCTCCAACTCGAGTCCGAAACAACGCTACGTGATGAAATAGAGGGGCCTGGAATTCATATTGAAGAGACCCGTGCGATCCACGGCCGTCGGTTTGTCCGCGTGGCTCTGAGGGTTCCACCGGATCTGCCGATCGGGTATCACACTGTGAAGGCATGGGCCAAGGCAGGCGCCGCGACGGTTGAGGCAACGTGCCGTTTCATCGTAGCGCCCGAGCGCTGTTACGTGCCTGCCGAGCTTGAGCAGGGCGCTCGGTGGTGGGGCCTTGCCCTGCAGTTGTATTCGCTACGGAGTGATCGCAATTGGGGGGTCGGCGATTTTGGAGATCTTACCACTATCGTGGAATGGGCTGGGCGTCAGTTGGGCGCGGCAGTCATCGGGCTCAACCCGCTCCATGCGCTGAAGAATACCACGCCGTATCACATCAGCCCCTATTCGCCATCAAGCCGGCTATTTTTGAACGATCTCTATATCGACGTCGAGCAAGTGGCGGAGTATCACACCGCGTCGGAGGTCAAGGCTCGCCTGGCAGATCCGTCGTTCAGCGCTCGACTTGAAGCGGCCAAGCGAAACCCATTGGTGGAGTATGATGCGGTGGGTGCGATTAAGCGAGAAGTCCTTGAACGATGCTATGGCGCGTTTCTCGAAGAACATTTTGAGGGGGATGAGCCGGAGCTTCAACCGAAGACAGAGCGAGGGTGGACCTTCTCTCGATTTGCCGAGCGCGAGGGAGAATCGCTGACTGCCTATGCGTTGTTTCAAGCATTGGAAGAGTCGCGGCAAGCTGAGCAAGGCGTTTCAGCGACGTGGGCGGACTGGCCGGAGCCCTACCGAATCCCGACGTCGGAAGCGGTACGGGAGTTTCGACGGACACACATGCCGCGAGTCCGATTTTTTCAGTATCTTCAATGGTTGGCAGCCGAGCAGTTACTGACGTTGGCGAGGCAGGCGCACGAGGCGGGGATGTCGATCGGGTTCTACCACGACCTGGCTTTGGGGAGCGATCGCTACGGCGCCGACGGATGGCGGTTTCAGGATGTGCTGGCAGTGAACGCCGACTGTGGAGCTCCCCCTGATGCATTCGCTCCGGAAGGACAGAATTGGGGATTTCCCCCGCTCGATCCGCTTCAACTTCGTGCGAGTGGGTATCAATACGTCATCCAATTGCTCCGTAAGAACCTCCGCTACGGTGGCGCCATTCGGCTCGATCATGTCATGGCACTCTTTCGGCTGTTTTGGATCCCGCGTGGTCTTCCTGCTTCGATGGGGACCTATGTGCATTACCGGGACGAAGAACTTCTGGCGATCTTGGCGTTGGAGAGTGTACGGGCCAAGGCGCTGGTGATCGGTGAGGATCTAGGGACGGTTCCGGATTGGGTGCGCGAGCGTCTGGATAAGACAGGTGTCCTGTCCTATCGAGTCTTGTACTTTGAACGGACCCATTCAGGAGCATGGAAGCCACCGTCTCATTATCCGGCTCAAGCCCTCGCCGTCGTCACGACCCATGATCTTGCGACGCTCAGTGGTTATTGGGAAGGAGTCGATATCGAGACTCGATCCGCTCTCGGGCTCTTTCCTACGGAGCAAGCTCGGACCGCGATGCTGTCTGGGCGGCAATGGGAGAAAGCCGGTATCCTGGCAGCATTGAAGTCAGAAGGACTGCTGCCTCCCGGCGTTTCAGACGATCCAGGCCACGTTCCGACGATGACGACCGAGTTGATGGAGGCCGTTCATCACTACTTGGCCCGTAGTCCCGCTTGGATCGTGTTGGCGAACATTGAGGACATTATCGGAGCCCGTGCCCAAGCCAATCTTCCTGGCACGTTGGATCAGCATCCAAATTGGTGTCGGAAGTTGGACGTGTCCGTTGAAAGGCTGATCCAAGACTCTCGATTCACGCAAGTTGCGACCCGATTGCATGTAGCCCGTCCTTCTGTGTGA
- a CDS encoding HlyD family type I secretion periplasmic adaptor subunit, which translates to MARHWAAWKAAWQAESGRPLGNATFGVRATEFLPAVLEIQQAPPSPIGRALLWTILAAFTAGALWATLGRIDIVATAKGKIIPSGYSKVIQPYEAGVIAAIRVQDGQPVKQGDVLIELDSTLNVADRAQAVNEYRAAKVEAARLRALIQDQATFEAPADAEEASILLQQQLLRDQLAEYHAKVAAAQHLVDQRRAVVGQTKENLRRLEATVPMETERAEAYKQLLDHGAVTKMDFLQAEGQRIDKAQELAGQKKKLQQDRAALAEAETQYRAMRSEFQQTKQTELSTLETKAASLAQEVAKADQKAGLQKLVTPIDGVVQQLAVHTVGGVVTPAQQLLIVVPKDHPVEVEAQVENKDIGFIREGQPVEVKVETFQFTLYGTIPGHVVTVSDDAASIEKVGLVYPTRVSLDRGSMLVEGKQVNLSPGMAVTVEIKTGQRRIIEYVLSPLLKSMSESLRER; encoded by the coding sequence ATGGCTCGACATTGGGCGGCATGGAAAGCGGCCTGGCAGGCTGAATCAGGCCGGCCATTAGGAAATGCCACGTTTGGTGTGCGTGCCACCGAGTTTCTTCCGGCCGTGCTGGAGATCCAACAGGCGCCTCCCTCACCGATCGGGCGCGCCTTGCTCTGGACGATCTTAGCGGCCTTCACAGCCGGTGCCCTCTGGGCGACGCTTGGAAGAATCGACATCGTCGCGACGGCGAAGGGCAAGATCATTCCCAGCGGCTATTCCAAAGTCATTCAACCCTACGAAGCCGGGGTCATTGCTGCCATTCGTGTCCAGGACGGACAGCCGGTGAAGCAGGGCGATGTCCTGATCGAACTTGATTCGACGCTGAATGTCGCCGACCGAGCACAAGCGGTCAATGAGTATCGTGCGGCCAAAGTCGAAGCCGCTCGTCTGCGAGCCCTCATTCAAGACCAAGCCACGTTTGAGGCGCCTGCCGACGCAGAAGAAGCATCTATCCTGTTGCAGCAGCAGTTGTTGCGAGACCAACTGGCTGAGTACCACGCCAAGGTCGCCGCGGCTCAGCATCTCGTTGATCAACGTCGGGCCGTCGTCGGCCAGACTAAGGAGAATCTTCGTCGTTTAGAAGCGACGGTGCCGATGGAGACCGAACGAGCCGAAGCCTACAAACAGCTGCTTGATCATGGGGCCGTGACCAAGATGGATTTCCTCCAGGCGGAAGGCCAGCGAATCGACAAGGCACAGGAATTAGCCGGCCAAAAGAAGAAACTTCAACAGGATCGAGCGGCGCTTGCGGAGGCTGAAACCCAGTATCGAGCCATGCGCTCAGAGTTTCAACAGACGAAGCAGACGGAGCTGTCCACACTCGAAACCAAAGCCGCCTCATTGGCGCAGGAGGTCGCGAAGGCTGATCAAAAGGCCGGGTTGCAGAAGTTGGTGACGCCGATCGACGGGGTGGTGCAGCAGTTAGCCGTCCACACGGTTGGGGGAGTCGTGACGCCGGCGCAGCAGTTATTGATCGTTGTACCCAAGGATCATCCGGTCGAAGTGGAGGCTCAGGTCGAAAACAAGGACATCGGGTTTATTCGGGAAGGGCAGCCGGTTGAGGTGAAGGTCGAAACCTTTCAATTCACGCTCTACGGCACCATTCCGGGTCACGTGGTCACAGTTTCGGATGACGCGGCCTCTATCGAAAAAGTTGGTCTGGTCTATCCCACCAGAGTCAGTCTGGATCGAGGATCGATGCTGGTTGAAGGGAAGCAGGTCAACCTGTCGCCTGGGATGGCGGTGACGGTCGAGATCAAGACGGGTCAGCGACGGATCATCGAGTATGTGTTAAGTCCGTTACTGAAGTCCATGAGTGAAAGCCTGAGAGAGAGATAA